In a single window of the Cryptococcus tetragattii IND107 chromosome 1, whole genome shotgun sequence genome:
- a CDS encoding guanylate kinase — MSRPINPDVVNRPLVICGPSGTGKSTLLKTLFENQPNTFGFSVSHTTRKPRPGEENGREYHFVAKEEFMEGVGRGEFLEWAEFGGNCYGTTFAALSALHPRRCILDIELQGVLQLKAKAPLQTPPLEPVFLFLSPPSISQLKSRLSGRGTETDSSIRKRLDAAKQELKYAKEGKYDVYVVNDDLKVAGEKLEKVAMGWEGWNTCGDVLPELNLAELD, encoded by the exons ATGTCAAGGCCCATCAACCCAGACGTCGTCAACCGC CCACTCGTTATTTGCGGCCCTTCTGGTACAGGGAAATCTACTCTTCTCAAGACTCTTTTTGAGAACCAGCCCAATACCTTTGGTTTTTCCGTCTCCCATACCACTCGAAAGCCTAGGCCCGGAGAGGAAAATGGCCGGGAATACCACTTCGTAGCCAAGGAAGAATTTATGGAGGGTGTTGGCAGGGGCGAATTTTTGGAATGGGCCGAATTCGGCGGCAACTG CTACGGAACCACCTTTGCTGCTTTGAGCGCCCTTCACCCCCGGCGATGCATTCTCGACATCGAACTCCAAGGTGTCCTTCAGCTAAAGGCCAAAGCCCCGCTCCAGACCCCTCCCCTTGAACCGGtgtttctctttctttcccctccttccatttctcAACTTAAATCCCGTTTGTCTGGGCGAGGTACTGAGACTGACTCCTCCATTCGAAAGAGGCTTGATGCTGCCAAGCAGGAGCTGAAATACGCAAAGGAGGGCAAATATGACGTTTACGTCGTCAACGATGATCTAAAGGTGGCTGGCGAAAAGCTTGAGAAAGTTGCGATGGGCTGGGAAGGTTGGAACACTTGCGGTGATGTCCTGCCAGAGCTGAACTTGGCTGAACTTGACTAA